In the Candidatus Hydrogenedentota bacterium genome, CCCGGACTCAGTTTTCCCCTGTCGGACCGGAAGGCCAGCCGCAGGTGCGTGGCGCCGGGCAGGGCCTCCTTCAGCATGGCGGCCATGCAGTCCGTGGGCACCACGTCGAACCCGACCCCGGGGAGCACGGTGATCCCCCCCTCCTTCCACCGGCTGTCGTGGCGGCGCACATACTCAAAAACGGAGATTTCCCCGGTGACGTCGAGGTAGTGCGCCCCGCTCGCCATGCACCCCTCCAGCATGGGCCGGGCGGTCGCCGAGAAGGGACCCGCGCAGTTTAGGACCGCTTCCATGCCGTGGAGCCCCGCGCTGGTGGCCTGGGGATCGGAGAGGCTGAACACGCGGCACTCCAGCCCCATCTCCGCCGCGGCGGCCTCCACCCGACGGCGGTTGCGCCCCGCGACCACCGGCCGCATCCCCCGCGACACGGCCTCCTCCGCGCACAGGCGTCCTGTGTACCCGCTGACCCCGTAGATCATCCACTCGGCCATGGCACTTCCTCCAGCCCCCTACGGTTTTTGAAGATGCAGACTGAACTCCGACAAGGCGGGGCACGCGGCCGCTTTCACGATGCGCAGCCGCACTTTGTCCGTGGTCACAACCTCTCCCCTCCACAACCGCCGCGCTCCTATGGACATTCCCCGGGCAAACTCCTCCCAGGCCGCGCCGGTCCAGCGGTCC is a window encoding:
- a CDS encoding NAD(P)H-binding protein — encoded protein: MAEWMIYGVSGYTGRLCAEEAVSRGMRPVVAGRNRRRVEAAAAEMGLECRVFSLSDPQATSAGLHGMEAVLNCAGPFSATARPMLEGCMASGAHYLDVTGEISVFEYVRRHDSRWKEGGITVLPGVGFDVVPTDCMAAMLKEALPGATHLRLAFRSDRGKLSPGTSKTVIEGMGEGSVVRRCGHLERIPLASLTAEIPFMSGPRLATAISWGDVSTAFLSTDIPNIEI